GTGATCCTGTTGACCCCACGGACCGTCGCCATCGTTTCAGCCGTCATTTCGGTGACCGTTCTCGGCGTCGCCCTCGCCCAGATCATGCCCGCCGACCGCGCGCGCGCCCCGGCCGGCACGGTGCCGCCCGCGCCGGACAATGCGGCGCCGCTGCGCCCGACCATTCGAGACGTCACACCCCAGGCCCGCGAAACGCCGCCGGCCGCGACCGAAACCGCGGCGCGACCGGCCGGTCCGCGCCGGCCGGCGCCCGTCTCGGTCGAGATCCTGCCCGACAATGAGGACCTGAAGGATCGGGTCGGCCATATGCGCGAGAAGCTCATTCTTGCCGCCCGCTCAGGCGATATCGAGCGCCTCGGCGTGGTGTTCCAGATGAACGAGACCATGCCGGTGTTCAGCCGCGGCGGCGAACGCGATCCGATCGCCTTCTGGAAGCAGGCCTTGGGCGACGGCCAGGGCCACGAGATCCTCGCCATCCTCCTCAACATTCTCGACCTGCCGCCCGCCGTCATCAACAAGGGCACGCCGCAGGAAATGACGGTCTGGCCCTATCTCGCCCATGTGCCGCTGGACCGGCTCACGCCACGCCAGTCGGTCGACCTCTACCGGCTGATGACCGCGCAGGACGTGCGTGACATGCGTACGCTCAACGCCTGGGTGTTCTGGCGCCTCGGCATCGGGCCCGACGGCACGCTGCACTATTTCCTCGCCGGTGAGTGATTCCGCGCAAGGCGGGCGCCGGCCGGGTTGAACCGGCGATCCGCCACGCTAACCTTTGCCGGCAAGCGATCCGCACCGATTCGCGGCGAACCGAGGAGGCAGCCCATGGCCGGGACATTCGCATTGTCGAAGGCGACGAATGGCCAGTTCCGCTTCGTGCTCAAGGCCGGCAACGGCCAGACCATCCTGACGAGCGAACTCTACACCACCAAGGCGGCGGCCGAGAACGGCATTGCCTCGGTGCGGACCAATGCCCCCAACGACGCGCGCTATGAGCGCAAGGAGGCCAGGAACGGCCAGCCCATGTTCAATCTCAAGGCCGCGAACGGCCAGGTGATCGGTACGAGCGAGACCTATTCGTCGGCCTCCGCGCGCGATGCCGGCATCGAAAGCGTCAAGGCCAACGCGCCGGACGCCAAGCTCGACGACAGGAGCTGACTGCGGCGGACGCGCTCAGGCCGCCCCTGCCTTTTCGAAAACGAGCATGGTCCAGGTCACGGCGTCGCGGTCGAGCATGTCGCCGCGGCAGCTTTCGTGGACCAGCGCGAAGCCATTTGCGGCCGCAAGCGCAACCGTCTCCGCGGCCGTCACCTCGAACATGCGCCGGCCCGGCGGCACCGGCCCGTGGCGCAGGGTCATGAAGACGCGGCCGCCGGGAACCACCAGATCGTCCAGCGCCTGCATGGCCGCCTGCCGCTCGGCACTGTCGAGATGCATCCAGACGGCGGTCAGGAAGGCGAGATCGAACCGGTCGGACGCGGCCCGCACCCGCGCGAGGTCCGGCAGGCCGTCGTCGAGCCAGGTGATGCCGGCCTCCGGATGCAGGCGCTCGCCCGCGCCGCGCAGCTCGGCCGTCGGCTCCACAGCCACGACGCGATGGCCGCGGGCGGCGAGCGCCGCGGCATCCCGGCCCGTGCCGGCGCCGATATCGATCACCCGTCTCGGCGCGGCCGGAACGAGGTGCAGGATGTCGGCATGGACATCCTCGAACCGGATGCTTTCGTAGCGAACCGTGAGGGCCGCCGCCTCGGCGGCATAGCCGTCGGTCGAACGGGCCGGGCCCGTCACCGCTCCGGCCCCGCCGCGTCCTGGAAGCGCACCGGCGCGCCACCCGCGGGGGCGGCAAGCTGGCCCTCCCACATGACGCGCCGGCCGCGGATGACGGTGCCGACCGGCCAGCCGGTCACCTCGACGCCGTCATAGGGCGTCCACTGGCTGCGCGAGGCGATCCAGGATGCGGTGATCTTCTGCCGGCGCTTCAGGTCGACGATGGTGAGGTCGGCATCGTAGCCGGCGGCGATTCGGCCCTTGCCGGCAATGCCGAAAATCCGCGCCGGGCCGTGGCTGGTGAGATCGACCAGGCGCTCCAGGCTCAGGCGCCCGGCATTGACGTGGTCGAGCATGGTCGGAACCAGCGTCTGGACGCCGGTCATGCCCGAGGGCGAGGCCGGATAGGTCTTGGCCTTTTCCTCCAGGGTGTGCGGCGCGTGGTCGGAGCCGAGCACGTCGACGATGCCCTGGCCGATGCCGTGCCAGATGCGGTCGCGGTGGCGCGCCTCGCGCACCGGCGGATTCATCTGGGCAAGCGTGCCGAGCCGCTCGTAGCAGTCGGGCGCGACCAGGGTCAGGTGGTGCGGCGTCGCCTCGCAGGTCGCGACATCCTTGTGGCCCTGGAGGAAGTCGATCTCCTCGGCCGTCGAAATGTGCAGGACATGGATCTTGGCGTTGAAGCGCCGGGCGATCGCCACCAGCCGCTCGGTGCAGGTGAGCGCGGCGATCTCGTCGCGCCAGACCGGATGCGAGCGCGGATCGCCCTGGATCCTGAGGCCGGCCCGCTCGCGCAGGCGGTACTCGTCCTCGGAATGGAAGGCCGCGCGGCGGCGCGTGCGGCCGAGGACCGCGGCGACGCCCTCGTCGTCCTCGACCAGCAGCGAACCGGTGGAGGAGCCCATGAATACCTTGATGCCAGCCGCGCCCGGCAGGCGCTCGAGCTCGGCAACCTCGGTGGCATTGCCGTGGGTCGCGCCGACCCAGAAGGCGAAATCGCAATGCATGCGGTTGGTCGCACGGGCCACCTTGTCGGCCAGCGCCGCCTCGCTCGTCGTCTGGGGGTCGGTATTGGGCATTTCGAAGACGCTGGTCACGCCGCCCATCACGGCCGCGCGCGATCCGGTCTCCAGATCCTCCTTGTGCACCGGGCCGGGCTCGCGGAAATGCACCTGGCTGTCGATGAAGCCGGGCAGAACATGCAGGCCGGTGCAGTCCACCACCTCCCCCGCCGCCTGGCGCGCGAGGTCGCCGATCGCGGCGATGCGGCCGTCCTTGACGCCGATATCCCGTTGGCCGGCGCCGTCCTGGTTGACCACGGTGCCGCCCTTGAAGATCGTGTCGAAGGTCTGGGACATGGCTGCTATCTCCGGCGTGCTGAGAGGCGCGGCCTTTCGGCCGCGCGCCGACACGCTTATGTCGGAGAACGGCCGGGGTGCCAAGAGAACCGCACCGCTGCGGACGCAATGCTGCGGCCGCGGCCATGCGGATGCGACGACAGGCGCAGGAGACTGAAGTCATGGGATCGGCCGTGCTGCCCGACCGCGGCGTCATCAAGCTGACCGGCGAGGATGCGGGACGGTTCCTGCAGGGGCTGGTGACGCAGGACGTCGGCGCCGCTGCGGGCGAGGCCGCCGGCTTTGCCGCCCTGCTGACGCCGCAGGGCAAGATCGTCGCGGATTTTTTCATGATCGCCCTGCCGGAGACGGCGGGCGGCGGCCTCGTGCTTGACGTGCCGCTGCCGCTGGCAGGCGACCTCACGCGCAAGCTCACCTTCTATCGCCTGCGCGCCAAGGTGGTGATCGAGGACCTGTCGGCGAGCCTCGGCGTCACCGCGCTGTGGGCGGGAACGCCGGCGCCGGAGCTGAGCCTCGCGGTCGCACGCGATCCGCGCCATGCCGGCCTCGGCTGGCGGGCGATCGGACCGCGCGCCGAAGGCCATGCGGCCGACGCCGCTGCCTATGAGGCGCTGCGCATTTCGCTCGGCATTCCCGAAGGCGGCAGGGATTTCGCCTATGGCGACGCCTTCCCGCACGAGGTGGACATGGATCAACTCGCGGGGGTCGCCTTCGACAAGGGTTGTTTCGTCGGCCAGGAGGTGGTGAGCCGGATGCAGCATCGCGGCACGGCGCGCACCCGCATCGTCCCGGTCGCCTTCGACGGCGCGCCGCCACCGGCAGGCACGGAGGTGACGGCGGGCGACAGGCCGGTCGGCACGATGGGCTCGGGTCTCCCCGGGCGCGGGCTCGCCAAGCTCCGGCTCGACCGGATCGCCGACGCGATGGCGGCGGGCGAGCCGCTGGTTGCCGGCGGCGTCGTGCTGACGCCGGTCAAGCCCGACTGGGCGCGCTTCGCCTGGCCGGGAGAGGCCGCGGCGCGCTGACCGAGACGCGCGTGCCCCTTGCATGCAAGGGGCATCCGCACAAGCACGACAAGCAAAATCCCAATACGACTTGCGGTGATGCTCTCGGTAGTTTGGCACCATCAGGCCGCGCAGGCGGTCGCCCAAACGGAGAGTGCCACATGCATGATGATTCCCAGGGACCGGCGGTCGCCCAAGACAACGGCATTGCCCTGCTGCGCATAACGCTCGGCATCGTCTTCCTCGCGCATAGCGTCTATCTGAAGCTCATAGTCTTCACATTGGCCGGCACAGCCAGTTTCTTCCAGAGCCTCGGCCTGCCGGGCTGGCTCGCCTATCTCGTCTTCGCCGCGGAAGCGGTGGGCGGCGCCCTGCTCGTCCTCGGCATTCAGGCGCGCTGGGTGGCGCTCGCCCTCGTCCCGATCGCGCTCGGCGCGACATGGGCGCATTCCGGCAATGGCTGGATGTTCGCGATGCCGAATGGCGGCTGGGAATATCCGGCTTATCTGACCGTGCTCTGCATCGCCCAGGCGCTTGTCGGCGACGGCGCCCTGGCGCTCAGCCGGTCGCTGCCGATCTCGGCTCTCGCCGGCCGCGGCCTCACCACGGCGCGATAACCGCCGAAGAGGCAGGCTTCCGCATCGCGCCGGCGGCCCTGGCCGCGGGCGCGCCCCTCCTCACAAGAAGCTCTGCGGATCGACGTCGATCTCGAGCCGGACATTGCCGCGCGGCGCCTCGACCGAGGACAGCCAGGCGCGCAGCCAGCCGGACATGTCGAAAGCCCGTGCCGACCGCGCCAGCAGCCGCACGCGGTGGCGCCCGCGCACCAGAGCGAGCGGCGCCTCGGCCGGACCGAGCAGCCTGACATCGGTGCCGGCGGGCGCGGCACGCATGATGGCGCGGGCATAACCGAAGGCGTCAGCCTGGGCTTCGGCCGAGACCACCAGGGCTGCCAGCCGCCCATAGGGCGGCAGCCCCGCCTCCTCGCGCATGGCGATTTCGGCGGCATAGAAGGCCTCGCGGTCGCCGCGCACGATGGCGTCGATGATCGGATGCGCCGGCTGGTGCGTCTGGATCAGCGCCCGCGAGCCGTCCTTGGCGCGGCCGGCCCGGCCGACCACCTGCTGCAGCAGCTGGAAGGTGCGTTCGCCGGCCCGCGGGTCGCCGTTCGACAGGCCGAGATCGGCATCGATCACCCCGACCAGGGCAAGATGGGGAAAGTTGTGGCCCTTGGCGACGAGCTGCGTGCCGATGACGATATCGGCCTCGCCCTTGGCCACGGCCTCGATCTCCTGGCGGATGCGCTCGACGCCGCCAGCCATGTCGGAGGAGAGGATGAGCAACCGCGAGCCGGGAAACAGCGTGGCGCATTCCTCGGCCAGCCGCTCGACGCCCGGACCGCAGGCGACGAAGGAATCGACCGCCTCGCATTTCGGGCACTCGGTCGGCGGCGGCATGGAGAACCCGCAATGGTGGCAGATCAGCCGGCGCCGGAAGCGGTGGTCGACCAGCCAGGCGGTGCAGTTCGGGCATTGCACGCGCTCGCCGCAGGTGCGGCAGAGGGTAAGCGGGGCATAGCCGCGCCGGTTGAGGAACAGGAGCGACTGGTCGCCCGCGGCCAGCGTCTCGCGCATGGCGAGCTCCAGCGCCGGCGATATCCAGCGTCCTGTCGGCGCGCCGCGTGTCTTCAGGTCCACCGTGCTGATGGCCGGCATGTCGAAGCCGCCGAAGCGCTCGGGCAGGATCAGCCGCCGGTAGCGCCCGCGATCGGCATTGACCCGCGATTCGACCGAGGGCGTCGCCGAGGCGAGCACGACCGGTATGTCGTGCAGCCTGGCACGCACCACCGCCATGTCGCGGGCGTGGTAGTGCACGCCGTCATCCTGCTTGTAGGCCTGCTCGTGCTCCTCGTCGACGACGACGAGGCCGAGCGCAGCGAAGGGCAGGAACAGGGCCGAGCGCGCGCCGACCACCACCTTGACCTCGCCGGTGGCAACACCGGTCCAGACCCGGGCGCGGCGGGTGGCGCCGACACCCGAATGCCAGGCGGCAGGGCGGTGGCCGAAGCGCGCGGCGAACCGGTCGAGGAACTGGGTGGTGAGCGCGATCTCGGGCACGAGGATCAGCGTCTGCCGTCCTTGCCTGAGCGCTTCGGCCACCGCCTCGAAATAGACCTCGGTCTTGCCGGAACCGGTGACGCCGTCGATGAGGAAGACGTCGAAGCCGCCGGCGGCCACCGCATCCTCGATGGCAAGCGCGGCATCCTTCTGCGCCGGATTGAGTGCGGCCGGCGCATGGGCCGGGTCGAGCGGCAGGCCGGCCGCCTCCGGCGCCAGCGTGACCGCCTCCAGCGCGCCGTCGTCGACCAGGCCGTCAATGACGCCGACCGACACGCCGGCCTCGCGCGCGGCCTCCGATTTCGGCCGGGCGAGGCCGTCGGCCATCAGCGCCAGCACCTTGGCGCGCGAGGGCGTCGGACGGCTCGGCGGCTGGCCGGTGACGCGCACGCCGATGCGCGGGCGCGGCGGCGCGAGCTGCTCGGGATCGCGCATCGCCATGCGCAGCACCATGCCGCGGGGGGCAAGCGTATAGTCGGCGATCCAGTCGACCAGCCGCCGCACCTCGTGCGGCACCGGCACCACGTCGTAGCGGCCGGCAATGTCCTTCAGCCGGTTGTGCGAAATGCCGCCCGGCTCGTCGCGCAGGTGCCAGACCGCGCCGACGGCCACGCGGTTGCCCAGCGGCACGGCGACGATATCGCCCGGAGCCACCGCCAATCCATCGGGGACGCGGTAGCTGTAGGGACGGTCGACGGCGACCGGAATCAGGACGTCGGCATAGCGCGGCGGGGACATGGCGAAGCCCTAGCGCGAAGGCGGCCCGGAAGGGAAGGCCGACGCCCCGCAAGCCCGCCAAGCCAGTTTGGAACGATTCGTTTCTTCGCGAAAAACGTCAGCACTTCTGCCACTTGCCGGATTCTTTAGAATTCCGCTAAATTCATTACAAGTCATTGAAAACACATGCATTTCGCGATAGAAAGCAAGGGCCCACGAGGCCTCGCGGCGTGATTTTCGCGGGGCGGGCGGAGACCGGCAGTGATCATTTGCCATTGCAATGTGTTCAGTGACCACGACGTTCGTGCCTGTCTCGGCGACGGCCCGGAATGTCCGCGGGCCGTAGGTGAAGTCTATACCTGTCTCGGCTGCAGCCCCAATTGCGGCCGCTGCGCGCGCACCATCCTCGCGATCATGCGCGAGAGCGGTGTCGAGCAGGGCTGCTCGGCCTGCCCGATGGGCCAGTGCAGCCACCACGACGCCCCGGCTCTCGTCGCCGCCGAATAGCTTCTTTCCATTCCTGATCTCCGTGCCTGCCGGCTGGTTGCGCCGTTGCGGGCGCTTCATGCTGCGCCGCGCACCATTTGCCGCGTCGTGACCGCGCACGCCTTGCGCTCTTGTCTGGAATGATTATAAACTAGCCTCGTGTTCGGCCAGCGGACCCGATCAGCAAAAGGACGAGGCTCATGAAGGGCGACAAGAAGGTTATCGAGTATCTCAACAAGGGGCTGCGCAGCGAGCTGACCGCGGTCAGCCAATATTGGCTGCACTACCGCATGCTCGACAACTGGGGCTTCAAGGAGCTGGCCAAGACCTGGCGCAAGGAGTCCATCGAGGAGATGGTCCATGCCGACAAGTTCATCGACCGCATCCTGTTCCTGGAGGGCCATCCGAACCTGCAGGTGCTGGATCCGCTGCAGATCGGCCAGGACATCAAGGAGGTCATCAGCTGCGACCTGAAGGCCGAAATCGGCGCCCGCGCGCTCTATCAGGAAGCGGCAGCCTATTGCGAGACCGTGAAGGACTATCCTTCGCGCGACCTGTTCATCGAACTGATGACCGACGAGGAAGGCCATATCGACTTTCTGGAAACCCAGCTCGACGTGATCAAGACCGTCGGCATCCAGCTCTACGCCCAGAAGCATATCGGCAAGCTGGACGAGGGCCACTGAGGGCCGGCCTTCCGGGCTATCCGCGTCGCTGTCCGTTCACCCGATGTGAACGGGCGGCATGGCAGGACATGAGGCCATGTCCGCCAAGACCCCGCCCGCCATCGATGGTCCAGCCGATCTCCTGATGCCTGGCGCGGCGGCCGACACGGTCGCCGCGGTCGGGCGCTGGCTGCGCCATCTCGGCACGGAGCGGCGCTTGTCGCCGAAGACCCTCGAAGCCTATGGCCGCGACGTCAGGGGCTTCCTCGCCTTCCTCTCCGACCATATGGGCGGCGCCGTCTCGCTCGACACGCTCGGCGCCATAGCGCCGCGCGACGTGCGCGCCTTCATGGCCCGTCGGCGCGCCGACGATCTCGATCCGAGCTCGATCGCCCGGGCGCTGGCGGCGATCCGGTCCTTCACCCGCTTCCTCGAACGCGACGGCCGGGGCCGGATGGCCGCCAGCGCCGCGATCCGCTCGCCCAAGGCCGGCCGTCGCCTGCCGCGGCCGCTGCCGGTCGCCGCGGCGCGCAAGGTCGCCTCGACCGATGCCCGCGCCCATGAGGACGTGCCGCCCTGGGTCGCGGCGCGCGATGCCGCCGTGCTCGGGCTGCTCTACGGCGCGGGCCTGCGCATTTCCGAGGCGCTTGGCCTGAAACAGGCCGACGCGCCACCGCCCGGCACCAATGGCGAGGTGACGGTGACCGGCAAGGGCAGCAAGGTGCGCCAGGTGCCGGTCATCGCCAGGATCGCCGATGCGATCGCCGAGTATCGCCGGCTCTGCCCGTGGAGCCTCGGTCCGGGCGACCCCTTGTTCGTCGGGGTCAAGGGCGGCCCGCTGTCGCCGCGGATCATCCAGCTCACCATGGAGCGGCTGCGCGGCGCGCTCGGCCTTGCCGACAGCGCGACGCCGCATGCGCTGCGCCATTCCTTCGCGACCCACCTCCTCGGCCGGGGCGGCGACCTGCGCTCGATCCAGGAACTGCTCGGCCACGCCTCGCTGTCGACGACGCAGATCTATACCGAGGTCGACACGGCCGCGCTCATGAAAGTCTATGAGAGCGCACATCCGCGCGCCTGAGCCGGCCCCCCCGCAGCGGCCATGCATTCGGCATGGCGGGTCTTCTCGAGCCATGCGGAGCCGTGCGGACGCGTCTGCCGGCATGCCCTCCCCACGCCACACAATGCGCCGGGGTTATGGCTGATTGACATATCAGTATAGGAGACCTGACATATCAGACTTGACATGCAGCCGCTCGCCGGCAAGATCAGGATGAGAGGAAACCCTGGCAGTGTGGCGGATATAACAACAACGCCGCCCGTGACGCTTCGTCGCCGCCAGTCTTGAGCGGGAGATATCGAAAAAACCCGGAAGACCCATGTCGCGTCGCAAGACGTGGCATGGATGATTTTTGCCAATTTTCTTCAATAGCTTTGAAAAATGCCTTTTCCGACAAAACCAGAACCAACAGGTGAGGACGACCATGGCATCGACACTGTCGCGCCGCAGCGTTCTGGCGGGCGCCGCCAGCACAGCCATCCTGCTGTCCGGCCCGGCCGGCGCACAGACCGGACGCCGGGCGGGCGAGCCGATCGGCCCGATCAAGGCGATGATGGGCGACTGGCCGGAGATGACCGAGCTCTTCCGCATTCTCAGGCCGAACTGGGAGAAGCTCGGCCTGAAGGTGATGCCGCAGCAGGCCTCGCAGAACAGCATGACCGCGCAGACCACCGGCGAGCACAATGCGCCGGACATGTCGATCGGCGCCTGGGGCGGCGCGCCCGACCGCATCGATCCCGACTTCTTCCTCACCGAGTTCTTCCATTCGAGCCGGGCCCGCAAGGGCGGCCAGAACTTCGGCAACTACCGCAACCCCGCCTATGACGCCCTGGTCGATGCCCAGCGCGGCGAGATGGACGAGGCCAAGCGCGCGGCCATGATCCACCAGGCGCAGCGGATCATCCAGAACGACCGGCCGGGCCTCGTGCTCTACTACATGGACCTCAACAACCCCTACCGGGCCGACAAGATCACTGATGTCGTGCCGGTCATGGGCTCGGGTGTCGCCTTCTCCTACCTGCCCTGGACCTATCTGGAGGGCAAGCCGGCCGGCCGCTCGAAGATCCTCAAGGTCACCTTCCAGTACGACATCGCGACGCTCAATCCGT
This portion of the bacterium YEK0313 genome encodes:
- the xerC_1 gene encoding Tyrosine recombinase XerC — its product is MSAKTPPAIDGPADLLMPGAAADTVAAVGRWLRHLGTERRLSPKTLEAYGRDVRGFLAFLSDHMGGAVSLDTLGAIAPRDVRAFMARRRADDLDPSSIARALAAIRSFTRFLERDGRGRMAASAAIRSPKAGRRLPRPLPVAAARKVASTDARAHEDVPPWVAARDAAVLGLLYGAGLRISEALGLKQADAPPPGTNGEVTVTGKGSKVRQVPVIARIADAIAEYRRLCPWSLGPGDPLFVGVKGGPLSPRIIQLTMERLRGALGLADSATPHALRHSFATHLLGRGGDLRSIQELLGHASLSTTQIYTEVDTAALMKVYESAHPRA
- a CDS encoding tellurite resistance protein TehB — its product is MTGPARSTDGYAAEAAALTVRYESIRFEDVHADILHLVPAAPRRVIDIGAGTGRDAAALAARGHRVVAVEPTAELRGAGERLHPEAGITWLDDGLPDLARVRAASDRFDLAFLTAVWMHLDSAERQAAMQALDDLVVPGGRVFMTLRHGPVPPGRRMFEVTAAETVALAAANGFALVHESCRGDMLDRDAVTWTMLVFEKAGAA
- the catD_1 gene encoding Putative oxidoreductase CatD — translated: MHDDSQGPAVAQDNGIALLRITLGIVFLAHSVYLKLIVFTLAGTASFFQSLGLPGWLAYLVFAAEAVGGALLVLGIQARWVALALVPIALGATWAHSGNGWMFAMPNGGWEYPAYLTVLCIAQALVGDGALALSRSLPISALAGRGLTTAR
- the ygfZ gene encoding tRNA-modifying protein YgfZ, which codes for MGSAVLPDRGVIKLTGEDAGRFLQGLVTQDVGAAAGEAAGFAALLTPQGKIVADFFMIALPETAGGGLVLDVPLPLAGDLTRKLTFYRLRAKVVIEDLSASLGVTALWAGTPAPELSLAVARDPRHAGLGWRAIGPRAEGHAADAAAYEALRISLGIPEGGRDFAYGDAFPHEVDMDQLAGVAFDKGCFVGQEVVSRMQHRGTARTRIVPVAFDGAPPPAGTEVTAGDRPVGTMGSGLPGRGLAKLRLDRIADAMAAGEPLVAGGVVLTPVKPDWARFAWPGEAAAR
- the priA gene encoding Primosomal protein N', which gives rise to MSPPRYADVLIPVAVDRPYSYRVPDGLAVAPGDIVAVPLGNRVAVGAVWHLRDEPGGISHNRLKDIAGRYDVVPVPHEVRRLVDWIADYTLAPRGMVLRMAMRDPEQLAPPRPRIGVRVTGQPPSRPTPSRAKVLALMADGLARPKSEAAREAGVSVGVIDGLVDDGALEAVTLAPEAAGLPLDPAHAPAALNPAQKDAALAIEDAVAAGGFDVFLIDGVTGSGKTEVYFEAVAEALRQGRQTLILVPEIALTTQFLDRFAARFGHRPAAWHSGVGATRRARVWTGVATGEVKVVVGARSALFLPFAALGLVVVDEEHEQAYKQDDGVHYHARDMAVVRARLHDIPVVLASATPSVESRVNADRGRYRRLILPERFGGFDMPAISTVDLKTRGAPTGRWISPALELAMRETLAAGDQSLLFLNRRGYAPLTLCRTCGERVQCPNCTAWLVDHRFRRRLICHHCGFSMPPPTECPKCEAVDSFVACGPGVERLAEECATLFPGSRLLILSSDMAGGVERIRQEIEAVAKGEADIVIGTQLVAKGHNFPHLALVGVIDADLGLSNGDPRAGERTFQLLQQVVGRAGRAKDGSRALIQTHQPAHPIIDAIVRGDREAFYAAEIAMREEAGLPPYGRLAALVVSAEAQADAFGYARAIMRAAPAGTDVRLLGPAEAPLALVRGRHRVRLLARSARAFDMSGWLRAWLSSVEAPRGNVRLEIDVDPQSFL
- the bfr gene encoding Bacterioferritin translates to MKGDKKVIEYLNKGLRSELTAVSQYWLHYRMLDNWGFKELAKTWRKESIEEMVHADKFIDRILFLEGHPNLQVLDPLQIGQDIKEVISCDLKAEIGARALYQEAAAYCETVKDYPSRDLFIELMTDEEGHIDFLETQLDVIKTVGIQLYAQKHIGKLDEGH
- a CDS encoding BFD-like [2Fe-2S] binding domain protein, with the translated sequence MIICHCNVFSDHDVRACLGDGPECPRAVGEVYTCLGCSPNCGRCARTILAIMRESGVEQGCSACPMGQCSHHDAPALVAAE
- the lhyD gene encoding L-hydantoinase encodes the protein MSQTFDTIFKGGTVVNQDGAGQRDIGVKDGRIAAIGDLARQAAGEVVDCTGLHVLPGFIDSQVHFREPGPVHKEDLETGSRAAVMGGVTSVFEMPNTDPQTTSEAALADKVARATNRMHCDFAFWVGATHGNATEVAELERLPGAAGIKVFMGSSTGSLLVEDDEGVAAVLGRTRRRAAFHSEDEYRLRERAGLRIQGDPRSHPVWRDEIAALTCTERLVAIARRFNAKIHVLHISTAEEIDFLQGHKDVATCEATPHHLTLVAPDCYERLGTLAQMNPPVREARHRDRIWHGIGQGIVDVLGSDHAPHTLEEKAKTYPASPSGMTGVQTLVPTMLDHVNAGRLSLERLVDLTSHGPARIFGIAGKGRIAAGYDADLTIVDLKRRQKITASWIASRSQWTPYDGVEVTGWPVGTVIRGRRVMWEGQLAAPAGGAPVRFQDAAGPER